GTTTGTAATGAGATTAAAAAGCGGATGAGAAACTTTACTATGGTCATTGTAGTCCTCGACGAGACCTACCTGTTTCCAGCGACAGTTTTTTGTTTTCTGGTTTATAAGTCATTTCGATTTCGATACACAATACACAGTCAACTAAGATTCCTGCAGCATGTGCCATGAAGAATAAAAGTACCATTGCTATAGCAATTATGTATATGACAGATGATAACTAGGGATTATGCTAAAGGAGGTCATTCTTTTAATTTCTGAGTGCTAAGTTTGAAGATGAGATGTTGCAGAAAGAATCCTAGATACAATGAAACATACCATTCCATTCATATGGAAGACAAAGGCAAGCAGCACGGCCATGGGGATGCCTGCCAAGTAGAATGCGCCCAGATTAGTGATTGCACCGATTTTTTGCTTGCCACAGCCTGTGAGCACACCTGAAAATGGTGTTGAAATACACAAGATTGTTATTCTGATTCCCCAAATGAAATTACTCATGCATtcagtatgtatgtatataataTCTGGTTGTCCACCTGAGAGAGAGCCATGAATGCCATCTATGAAGAAAGATATTGCAAGAACCGGCATCATTTTAGCAATGTATGCCACAACTTCCTTCTCGTTGCTATACATGTGTCCCCAAACACTGCGTAGCAGGATCATGGCCATGGTCAGAAGGAATCCTGAAGATAATGCCAAGCACATGACTACCCTCATAGCCAACTTTGCAGCCTGAGGCTGCCCGGCACCAAGTTCGTTCGAAACACGGGTGCTGCATGGAGAAAGAAGAGACAATTGGCTCATCAAAGGATCATTATAGGGGTGGTAAATAACTGTATTAAGACAGGCAGCAAGTCACCTAACAGAATAACTGAGACCCAGTGGTACCATGAACAGCAGAATCGAAGTGTTAAGGCTGCAGAATTGAACACTTCTTGGTTAGCTAGATCAGACATCGGACTATCAGAGATTCAGAGTGTGTCTTTTTTCTGAATCTTGACGTGTGAGTGTGATCATACCAAATTGACAGCACTGAAGTCTCCAGCTGAGGATTCGGCAGGAGACCAGACAGCAGGACAATGATTTCAAAAGCCCAAAACTCCACGCTGCGCATCAAAGAATGGACAGACACATTGTTTATATCTCAAGTGGTGCACCAGTTGATTGATCATCAAGCGTGTCATGGACAGGAAGATTAATTACCATATCATAAACGCAGACGGCACGGCAAGATTGGCGAACTGACGCAGCTCCTTAAACCCCTCCACGGAGAAGCCGTTCCATGTCCGCCCGCAGGCGCTCGACAGCCTGACGTACAGGGCCAGGATCGCCAGGTTGAGGCCATAGGAGACGGCGTTGCTCAGCGCGGCGCCCTTGCTCCCCATGCCGGCCCTGTGCACCAGCGCCCAGCACACGGCGAGGTGGCAGAGCGCCGTGGCGCCCGAGCTCGCCATGACGGGCAGGACGAGGCTCTGCGTCTGCAGGAACCGCACGTGGCACTGCAGCGGCACGTACAGCGCGATCGACGGGATGAGCCACCGCGCGTAGGCGCCGGCCTCCGCCGCGACGGCGGGGTCCTGGCGGAGGAACACGAGGATCCGGCCGGCGTTCGCCCAGACGAGCGCGAAGGGGACGCAGGCCAGCCCGATCACCAGCATCGCGCGCTGCTTGTACACGCCCAGGAGGTGGTACTGCCGCGCGCCGAACGCCTGGCCGCACAGCGTGTCCAGCGCAAACGCCATGCCGGTCTGCGGCGAGCGACAGAGGAGATGCGAATTATAGGCGAGGCAAACAGTAAATCAGTCAGTCAGAATAATAATGGctggcgtgcgtgcgtgcgtacgATGATGTTCAAGCCGGTGGCGCTGGTGACGGAGATGGCGAGGGAGGCCCCGGCGAGATGAAGCTCGCCGAGGTGGCCGACGAACATGAGGGACACCACGTTGACGGCGTTCTGCAGGAAGCAGCTGGCGACCATCGGCCCGGCGAGGCGCGCCAGCCGCTTCGCCTCGGCCCCGGCGAGGCCCtgccagcaccagcaccagcaccagcaccaatGTGATGAGCCTTCCGCCGCCGAGGGCGGCCGCGTCTCGAGGAGCGCCGCGCCTGCCTCGTGGGCCATTGGGGAAACTGATTCGGTTGATGAGCTCCGATCTCAACTCCCAAGGGTTGTTATGCAGTTGTAGGTGCAAGTGAAACAACTCCCAAGAAacggcccgccgccgccgccaccgccaccgctgcCGCCGACACCGAGCGCGGGCCGGAGTCGCCGGACCTGCGGCGGCGGCCCCGAGTGCTGCCGAGTAGGAGCTGGGGCCTGGGATAGTGGGATGGGAGGATGTGAACGTCGTAGGATTTTAGTGGTACGATGACAAGATTCGTCCACGTGTTGGCTTAGATCCTTTTGGAACACAGGAATTTTAAAACAATCAGTTCATAAAAAACacagaaaaaaggaaaaaaaatccagCATTTCAACTAAAATCTTAGTGATTTCGTTTCTATCGGTCGACTTTAGTTTTTATGTGAGGACAATAGGTTCAACCCTGCATATGCATCACCACTGGGTCTTGGCATTCGGTTCATTGGTTCGGCTGATTTGGGCCTTGTGTtcatgaaaaattttaaaaaaaacccTAAAACCCCCAAAACCCTGGACAGCTCATCAAAAATCTAACAccaatttttttagttttggtgtttagttttaaaatattttgcaaaacagaGACACAAAAAGCCTCTATTTAATGCCTTAGTTTGGCACTGCACAGTTTGGGGCCAAAACATTTCGGCCCCGTTTACTTCCAAAACACAAAAACACATTTTATTTTTGGTccaaaaagataactaattacacagtttgcatgtaatttgtgagatgaatcttttgaacctagttagcctattattagataatatttgtcaaatacaaacgaatgtgctactgttcacattttgcaaaattttttgcaagtaaacaaggcctaacaacaAGGCAGGTTCACCAATTCTTAAAGAAATTAATTCAGTTTCTAGAAAATGGGAACTGACTAGATCTAAGAAATTCTTACAAACTAAGCAATTTGGTATTCGGTTATTTCTAACTGATCTAACCAACGTTTCAGCATAGGCTAAAGATAGGAATGGGCCAACACCAGCTTGTCTTGTACCCGTCCCATGGCCTCAAGGCCAATTTTAGGAACCATATGGATCTGCCTATTTTACCTAAAGGCTATATAGCCTGATTGCCAAATAGGTGCCATGAATTGTCTCAAATATTTTCTTGTTGTCGTGAGCTATAAATACTATCAATATTTCTAAAAATGAGATAAAAGATTGAAAATATCATGATAACATATTAGGGTTATTAGCACtacaataaattaaataaatttgCAAGTTAATTATGATTTTAATTTTATCTGTTTTGGCCTCTAAAATATGATATTACTCTATAGTTCTAAGCATGGACGTGCTTATAAGTCATGACCAACTGTGCTTATTCAGAAAAAAATGGGAGAAAACTAACAAATTAAGAcaaaatattattatacccaTCGTATCCATTGATTTTGGCTTTATTGACCCATTTTAGGATTTGAGGTCGGCCTATATAACCCATGGCCTTTGCTTTTGTGGTCGGGTCAACTAATCCAATGGATCAACACGGCCCATTCCATCCCTAGCGCATGGTCATAAAGCAAATTTGGTAACACTTCCATTATCTAATAATTGAAAAGAGACTAATAACTCAAATACATAATTGTTAAAATATAACATGTCACAATAAACCAAACAcaattttataaaattaaataacTGAAGTACAATCAGTGTAATTAATTATATTCCTACAGTTAATTTGATTAGCGGAGAGTAGAAACCAAAATAACCATAAAATTTATTACCGtctgcgagtgaacagggaacCTTTTTTCAGATTATTTTGTTTCTGGTTTTTGGGTACTTCCTCTTATGTAAAATATGGATTATATTTACATATAATTGTTGAGAGAGATATTTATATGTTATAAATTGTAAAATATAAGACAAGACGCATTTTTTTGGACGGAATGACTGCGTTGTTTAGTCTCGCACTATTGGATTCAAGAGCTTTGCCGTGTGTCTGAGCCACACGGCAAAGTGCCTAAAGTGCATGGCAAACACTTTGCCGTGGACAGTGCACGGTAAACATCGCACGGCACAGTAGCAGACAGTAAAGACCTTCTTTGTCGTGCGCCATCCGTCGGGTACACGGCAAAATTACGTCGTGTGTCTTTGTGGCACTCGGCACATAAAAGCAACCTAACAGCCGAGGGAACAGTAACGGTtagctttgccgtgtgccagatCATAGGGCTCACGGCAAAgtaattatttttaaaaaaaggaaaaagaacttTGCCGTGTGCTGCCTGACTAGGCTCACggcaaaataattattttttttaaaaaaaaagagcttTGCCGTCTGCAACCTGACCAGGCGCACGAcatatttgttaattaaaaaaatcaaaaaaaaacttttgccGTGTGCCAGGGCAAGAGCACACGGCAAAGACACTTCCCAGGTGGTTCTGCCCACCATCTTTGCCATGCGCTGTGGGCAATAGCACACAGCAAAGGGTTTCTTTGCCGTGTGCAACGCACGGCCTCTATggtcattttttttcttgttttgttGTTTCGTCATCAAAACCAACAGATATATATCACATTATACATcacacatcacatatatatccaTAACCATCACAGATCACATATATATTCATAACCATCACAgatcacatatatatcataaataCGACAAATCCATCACATAAACTCCGTGTCCATCACATGTAGGCCACAACCAACACATAAACTCCATGAACAACACATGTAATCCCACAAGCATCACATAATGTCCATAACCATCACAAGTCCATAGTCCATCAAACAATTGGTCCCCCGGCAATCAAGTATCACAATCCACCTACCTTGGCCCGCTCCATGCGTCCCACCCCGATCCTCCTTGTTTCCTAGGAGGTGGATCATTTGACGCCGCCGATTGATTCTACACAAAGTTGAATATGTTGCATGTCAGACAAAGATtataaataaaagtgttatCTAACAATGGATATATAGACTTAACAAACgttataaatagaaggcaaACTCACAGGAGTGTTGACAATAGGAGGTATAGGTTGGAATAACTTAGGTGAAGGAGGTTGACCTACAGCTGCTCCAAGACTTTGCATGTACTGGAACATCGCGTTCATCCTCTATTGAACAACCTCCTGTTCTGCCTTCTACCTAACTCTTTGTTCCTCCCTTAGCCTCTCTGATTCGGCCAGCTGCTCCTATAAAATTGACGGCAATGTTATAATGCAAAGCAAATGTATGTCGAAATCAACGAACGACGAATAAAACAGAAATTACCTGGAGAGATGCCACAATGCTCATCGTAGCGTTCGGCCGTTGGCGTATGGGCGCGCTCGAGCTTGTGCTCCTTGCTCGGATCTGAGCTAGGCTGGGAACAGTGCTGGAATCCAAGCTGCCGTCGCCAATCATGTACCGGCCACGAACCTTCCCTCCTTTCGCCCTCATGACGACTTCTCCATCAATGTCATGGCGGCGGGATCGTAGTCTGGCCCATATACCTCCTTTGTCTTCTCTATGTACTGAGTGAGGCGTTCATGGACAAAGGGGTTGTTGTACGACGAGGCTGGGGCATCTGGGTTGTAGCGAGTGGCCGTCTTGTACTTATCCTGGTGTCCCATTACGTACGCCTGGAAGGTGGAGACTTCCTGCCCATCATGTGCTTGCAACTGCAAAAGAAACAACAGGATGattagaaattatgtcaaattgAGCATTATACGAAAGAAGTGGATTTAGCTTACCCATTTAGTTCTGTATCCATCAAGGCTAAGACTGCCTTGATGGTGTGATGGACCTTGCATCAGGGCGCGCCGCTCCCTGCCAGCACTGTACGACTCTGACCACCCAGGAGTGAACCACCTGTCCACAATTGCCTCCCAGCAACGGACATTCGCATTGCACCATCACGGAGGAACCTACACGACATCAAGCATGTGACATATAAGAAGATCATATTAAGGTTACTTAATCTTAGTTAGGAAAGAAAATATTATTAGTGTTGCATATTTACCTTCATGAATTCTTCCTTGGTCAGCATCATGGTTCTGGCTTCAGTTTTGGTCACCTTCCGAGAAAGGTACTGGGCGTGGTATGTCACGATGGACTGGACACGACACTCGTAGTGCATGTCCAGTACGAGCTTGTGGCATGCATTGAAAGCCACTTGGGGAGCCTCATCCTCATATCCAGGTTTCCATCTGAAGAAATCCTGCATAAAGACACGATATGTCATAATTATTATTTGAAAAATGTGCAGTGAATGTGATGTATTGAGCAATTAGGTTTATACAAAGACTTATCCATAGCTCCGTGCACACTCGCACTGCCTTGTTGTCAAAGACCCTGCCCCTGCGATCCTCTGTGTCGCGGGCGGAGGTATAATGCGCAAATGTGTAGACTGGCTCTATTTTTCCGGTATGTTGAACAATGCCAGGAAAGTGGCGCCTGCACAAAATCCCCAGAATACCATTGGGCTAGCGACTGTGGTAACCGTCTTGCACAATGATGAAAGTCCTCCACAAGTGATGAAGAGTAATTATTAGTTGACTACaagaaataatttttttttgctgaGGGCTTTGCTTCGGCTCACGACAAATTCGTCCTCTTTGCCGTGCGCTAAAAATTTAGCCCACGGTGAAGAGGCGTTATGCCGAAAGTTTTCGATATGCCATGCTTCGGACTTGTGGCACTTGGCAAAATTGATCTTTGCCGTGTGTCCGATGAAAAGCACACGGCAAAATCTCCGACTCACGGCATAGCTAGGAATTCCGGTGGTGTGGTTAACTGTACTATAAGACCTCCCCACCACCAGTCCACCAACGAACGTTCATAGTCAGGAACGTAGAGCCGATCTTCTAGACACAAGACGCATTCCTCGGAgtctatttttctttttttcaaaaaattaaaattaaaaaTTAAAAGCGCGTCCAATCTTTATGGTCTAGATGACCGTGACACAGTGAGACACTGCAGCAGCCGCCGCTGCTGAACGCGCCTTCCCTAGCTAACCGTTTCACCGGATCGATCAGCCAACACAACGATCAGTCCACGTCGACGACGCTCTCCAGCCCTCTCCGGCCTCTATATATTACGATTACCTTTTTCAGTCCACCTCCACCTGCTCTGCTTGGCTGCCTGCTTGGTACTAGTCCAGCTCCATCTGCTAGCTGCTGATCCATCCACCACCCATCCATCCACCGGCCATGAGCTACCAAGCAGGCtacccgccgccggccgccaccGCGTACCCACCGCCAGGCCAGCAGCAGGCCTACGTCGCGCCACCGCCGGCGTACCCGCCGACCCAGGACGGCGGCGCGTACGCCTatggccagcagcagcagcagaccaccaccaccagccgcggcggcgacgacggttTCTGGAAAGGATGGTGAGCGTAGCaaccatcatatatatatatatatatatatatatatatatatatatatatatatatatatatatatatatatatatatatatatatatatggaaattcctttgtacacgtacgtgtagttactctcatcctcaataaactacattgtgtatgtattcatacttgtttatcggtttgagtatgcttatatactcatattaagatactctagatcttaccacgcgaaaatttttcaaaaaaaattatattttaaatatattactaaaatgccactactatattatatacaataagtataatcatatactctatgtatgtatgcatacttaacatatatatcactctagatggtttagtatgatcatatactttgtctatatacatttcgtccggtcatatacacctaaaatctagagatatatagatgagagtaactacacgcgcgtgtaataTATTTGCAGTGTTTGTACTGTATGCTAACAACACCACCCCTTCTTTGTTCTGCTGATCGATCGATCACAGCTGCGCCGccatctgctgctgctgcgtccTCGACATGTGCTTCtgaggacgacgacggcggcgtcaTCGATCCACCACCGGGGAAGCTGCTAGCTGTCGTGCTCCATCGCCCTGTCCTGCAGGGCAGGGCATAGTAGCTATAGCTAGCTGGTGACCGGCGGTTGATGACCATCATGTGCTGCTCTTTTGTGTGCCTGTGTCTCATttatatacatatatgtataTTCTACTCGTCGTAGCTACTAGAGAGTATACTCGCCTTCGAATTCACTCCTGTTGTTTTACCCGTGTATGAACGCATGTGTTGGGTATTTGTTGAGCCATTCTTAATATATAATCCTCTTGCTTTGCAC
This window of the Sorghum bicolor cultivar BTx623 chromosome 7, Sorghum_bicolor_NCBIv3, whole genome shotgun sequence genome carries:
- the LOC8085148 gene encoding protein DETOXIFICATION 16 isoform X1 — encoded protein: MAHEAGAALLETRPPSAAEGSSHWCWCWCWCWQGLAGAEAKRLARLAGPMVASCFLQNAVNVVSLMFVGHLGELHLAGASLAISVTSATGLNIITGMAFALDTLCGQAFGARQYHLLGVYKQRAMLVIGLACVPFALVWANAGRILVFLRQDPAVAAEAGAYARWLIPSIALYVPLQCHVRFLQTQSLVLPVMASSGATALCHLAVCWALVHRAGMGSKGAALSNAVSYGLNLAILALYVRLSSACGRTWNGFSVEGFKELRQFANLAVPSAFMICVEFWAFEIIVLLSGLLPNPQLETSVLSICLNTSILLFMVPLGLSYSVSTRVSNELGAGQPQAAKLAMRVVMCLALSSGFLLTMAMILLRSVWGHMYSNEKEVVAYIAKMMPVLAISFFIDGIHGSLSGGQPDIIYIHTECMSNFIWGIRITILCISTPFSGVLTGCGKQKIGAITNLGAFYLAGIPMAVLLAFVFHMNGMGLWLGMVVCGSLTKVLLFASVAWFIDWNKEAVKAKDRVFSSSLPVT
- the LOC8085148 gene encoding protein DETOXIFICATION 16 isoform X2, which gives rise to MAHEAGAALLETRPPSAAEGSSHWCWCWCWCWQGLAGAEAKRLARLAGPMVASCFLQNAVNVVSLMFVGHLGELHLAGASLAISVTSATGLNIITGMAFALDTLCGQAFGARQYHLLGVYKQRAMLVIGLACVPFALVWANAGRILVFLRQDPAVAAEAGAYARWLIPSIALYVPLQCHVRFLQTQSLVLPVMASSGATALCHLAVCWALVHRAGMGSKGAALSNAVSYGLNLAILALYVRLSSACGRTWNGFSVEGFKELRQFANLAVPSAFMICVEFWAFEIIVLLSGLLPNPQLETSVLSICLNTSILLFMVPLGLSYSVSTRVSNELGAGQPQAAKLAMRVVMCLALSSGFLLTMAMILLRSVWGHMYSNEKEVVAYIAKMMPVLAISFFIDGIHGSLSGVLTGCGKQKIGAITNLGAFYLAGIPMAVLLAFVFHMNGMGLWLGMVVCGSLTKVLLFASVAWFIDWNKEAVKAKDRVFSSSLPVT
- the LOC8085149 gene encoding cysteine-rich and transmembrane domain-containing protein A isoform X3, which produces MSYQAGYPPPAATAYPPPGQQQAYVAPPPAYPPTQDGGAYAYGQQQQQTTTTSRGGDDGFWKGCCAAICCCCVLDMCF